The Thermococcus sp. genome window below encodes:
- the mrtA gene encoding CPBP family archaeomyxosortase MrtA, which translates to MKDYILFLLLLPLSLVPWLVRTTFWGHVAVVLVAYLLVPLLVSTALDYRPEEVGLSKPKRRGLVLFLLLFILSIPLSIYGATIPSMRNYYPVFPYSGVATFLLGELGMGLIMLAHEAFYRGFLLFPLARKNEWLAVLLQDIPYTLVHVGKPGIEVPYAFIAGIIFAKMDLEGESFLPSFLLHWLGSAFFDFLCASSFAVP; encoded by the coding sequence ATGAAGGATTACATCCTCTTTCTTTTGCTTCTCCCCCTGAGCTTAGTCCCCTGGCTGGTCAGGACTACCTTCTGGGGCCACGTTGCGGTGGTTCTGGTAGCTTATCTCCTCGTTCCCTTACTCGTCTCCACGGCCCTCGATTACAGGCCAGAGGAGGTCGGCCTCTCAAAGCCCAAGAGGAGGGGGCTCGTTCTTTTCCTCCTTCTCTTCATTCTCTCCATCCCGCTGAGCATCTACGGGGCAACGATTCCGTCAATGAGAAACTACTACCCGGTCTTCCCGTATTCTGGAGTCGCGACGTTTTTGCTCGGCGAGCTCGGAATGGGTTTGATAATGCTCGCCCACGAGGCCTTCTACAGGGGCTTCCTCCTCTTCCCCCTCGCTAGAAAAAATGAATGGCTCGCTGTACTCCTCCAGGATATCCCCTACACGCTCGTCCACGTCGGAAAACCGGGGATTGAGGTGCCCTACGCGTTCATAGCGGGGATAATCTTTGCAAAAATGGATTTGGAAGGGGAGAGCTTCCTCCCAAGTTTTCTCCTTCACTGGCTCGGCTCGGCGTTCTTTGATTTTCTATGCGCCTCCAGCTTCGCGGTTCCATAG
- a CDS encoding peptidylprolyl isomerase, whose protein sequence is MVKVEKGDVIRLRYTGRIKETGEIFDTTDEEIAKKAGIYREDGVYGPVPVAVGAGHVIKGLDEALEGLEVGKKYEIEVPPEKGFGKRDRKLIKTFTLGQFRKSGLVPFPGMPVEIETESGRKLKGRVLTVSGGRVRVDFNHPYAGKHLIYEVEVVEKIEDPIEKVKAMIELRLPRVDANKVIIEVGEKDVVVDFTPVLDETDRGTLALGEILLESDLKFLGYEEITFKPSVEELLKPPGEEEEAESEEGAEEKEEVEKAGEATEEEGDEENAEESEESDEAEEKKVETEEQAEKE, encoded by the coding sequence ATGGTCAAGGTTGAGAAAGGAGACGTCATAAGGCTCCGCTACACCGGCAGGATAAAGGAGACCGGCGAGATTTTTGACACAACCGATGAGGAAATAGCGAAGAAGGCTGGCATTTACAGGGAGGACGGCGTTTACGGCCCGGTTCCCGTGGCAGTTGGGGCCGGCCACGTTATAAAAGGGCTCGATGAAGCCTTAGAGGGTCTTGAGGTCGGCAAGAAGTACGAAATTGAGGTTCCGCCCGAGAAGGGCTTCGGAAAGAGGGACAGGAAGCTCATCAAGACCTTCACACTCGGCCAGTTCAGGAAGAGTGGGCTCGTCCCCTTCCCGGGCATGCCCGTCGAGATAGAGACCGAGAGCGGAAGGAAGCTCAAGGGAAGGGTTCTGACCGTTAGCGGTGGTCGCGTTAGGGTTGACTTCAACCACCCCTACGCTGGAAAACATCTGATCTACGAGGTCGAGGTCGTTGAGAAAATCGAAGACCCGATAGAGAAGGTCAAGGCAATGATAGAGCTCCGCCTCCCGAGGGTTGATGCCAACAAGGTCATCATAGAGGTCGGCGAGAAGGACGTGGTGGTTGACTTCACACCCGTTCTCGACGAGACCGACAGGGGCACATTGGCCCTCGGCGAGATACTCCTCGAAAGCGACCTCAAGTTCCTCGGTTACGAGGAGATAACCTTCAAGCCGAGCGTTGAGGAGCTCCTAAAGCCACCCGGCGAGGAAGAGGAGGCCGAAAGCGAAGAGGGAGCAGAGGAGAAGGAAGAGGTGGAAAAAGCCGGGGAAGCAACTGAAGAGGAAGGGGATGAAGAGAACGCTGAAGAAAGCGAGGAAAGTGATGAAGCCGAAGAGAAGAAGGTGGAAACCGAGGAGCAGGCTGAGAAGGAGTGA
- the cysS gene encoding cysteine--tRNA ligase: MAIRVYNTLTRQKEEFRPLREGEVRMYVCGPTVYDYPHLGHARTYIAFDVIRRYLEHRGYTVLMVMNFTDIDDKIIKRANETGEDPKELAERFLRIFLEDMEALKVKPADVYPRVTEHMDDIIEFVKKLQEKGYAYEGSDGVYFEVRKFREYGKLSKIRLEDLVKGARVEPGEGKKNPEDFALWKKAKPGEPKWESPWGEGRPGWHIECSTMSSKYLGESFDIHGGGNDLIFPHHENEIAQSEACFGHEWVRYWLHTGFVMVDGEKMSKSLGNFVTVRELLQRYSPEVIRLFVLQRHYRSPLDYTEEGLMHAKNNLERLYNTLENIRVAMEKAEIAFRWEKPEFEAYEAIRNARKKFYDAMDDDFNTAEALRALFEVSNAVNRYLTLVERPKESILRKALEFFRTAGEVFGLFEDYFREEKASNEEALIKLLVEVRAQLRKERKFELADKIRAELRNLGIQLEDTPEGTVWKRIKV, encoded by the coding sequence ATGGCCATCAGGGTTTACAACACCCTCACCCGACAGAAGGAAGAGTTCAGGCCCCTCAGGGAAGGCGAGGTGAGAATGTACGTTTGCGGCCCGACGGTTTACGATTATCCCCATCTCGGCCACGCGAGGACGTACATAGCCTTCGACGTTATACGGCGCTATCTGGAGCACAGGGGCTACACGGTTCTCATGGTGATGAACTTTACCGATATAGACGACAAGATAATAAAGAGGGCCAACGAGACCGGTGAAGACCCGAAGGAGCTCGCCGAGAGGTTTTTGAGGATATTCCTTGAAGACATGGAGGCTTTGAAGGTTAAACCCGCCGACGTGTATCCCCGCGTTACTGAGCACATGGACGACATAATAGAGTTCGTGAAGAAGCTCCAGGAGAAGGGCTACGCCTACGAGGGAAGCGACGGGGTTTACTTCGAGGTCAGGAAGTTCAGGGAATACGGCAAGCTGAGCAAAATAAGGCTGGAAGACCTCGTTAAAGGGGCCCGCGTTGAGCCCGGCGAGGGGAAGAAAAATCCCGAGGACTTCGCCCTATGGAAGAAGGCCAAGCCCGGTGAGCCCAAATGGGAAAGCCCCTGGGGAGAGGGGAGGCCGGGCTGGCACATAGAGTGCTCCACGATGAGCAGTAAATACCTCGGCGAGAGCTTCGACATCCACGGCGGGGGAAACGACCTCATCTTCCCGCACCACGAGAACGAGATAGCCCAGAGCGAGGCCTGCTTCGGCCACGAGTGGGTCCGCTACTGGCTCCACACGGGCTTCGTCATGGTTGATGGGGAGAAGATGAGCAAGAGCCTCGGGAACTTCGTCACCGTCAGGGAGCTCCTCCAGAGATACAGCCCCGAGGTGATAAGACTCTTCGTTCTGCAGAGGCACTACCGCTCGCCCCTCGACTACACCGAGGAGGGCCTGATGCACGCCAAGAACAACCTTGAGAGGCTCTACAACACCCTTGAGAACATCCGCGTGGCGATGGAAAAGGCCGAGATAGCCTTCAGGTGGGAAAAGCCCGAGTTCGAGGCCTACGAGGCCATAAGAAATGCCAGGAAGAAGTTTTACGACGCGATGGACGACGACTTCAACACCGCCGAGGCCCTCAGGGCCCTCTTCGAGGTCAGCAACGCGGTCAACCGCTATCTAACTCTCGTCGAGAGGCCAAAGGAGAGCATCCTGAGGAAGGCCCTTGAGTTCTTTAGGACTGCCGGAGAGGTCTTCGGTCTCTTCGAGGACTACTTCCGCGAAGAGAAGGCCAGCAACGAGGAAGCCCTGATAAAGCTCCTCGTAGAGGTTCGCGCCCAGCTAAGGAAGGAGAGGAAGTTCGAGCTAGCGGACAAAATAAGGGCCGAGCTCAGGAACCTCGGAATCCAGCTTGAAGATACTCCAGAGGGAACCGTGTGGAAGAGGATAAAGGTCTGA